Genomic DNA from Puntigrus tetrazona isolate hp1 chromosome 6, ASM1883169v1, whole genome shotgun sequence:
tgagataattccacaacattctaatttattgagatgcccctttaaattgcaaaatggacaaaagttttatttcaccAAAGTTTTAGATTAGTGCAATCTGGCACCCTCTTGTGAACATTAAAAGAAACTTGACTCGCATTTAAATCTTAGGTTGTTTTAGTGACTGAACTCTTATTAAATTTTGAAAAActttgaattttattaaattttaaagtaGCAAAGATTGCTACCTCCCATCCAAATAAATCTTTATCAAACGTTTATATTAAATCTACTACAGCGATTGGTTCATTTTGGCCAGCGCTaagaaaaactaacaaataaagtgaccatgcttttatttaacactTAATCATAGACCTGGACAGTACTTTTCATctaaataattgaatttatttgaattaatagtatctgaatgaatttaataaaaaaaaaaattaatgtcaGCAGGTTTTAAGCAATTCGTACTgattatgaaaaatgaaaaaaacataaattaaatgttttttttttgttttattgcattaataaacaacaaagattACAGTAAGAACGAAACCAACAGAGCATACAAAGTATCTTTCAGTAATAAGCTACTTATGGATTAATGGATAACAGAATAAGCAgcgcaaaaagaaaaatggacaaaaaagaAACGGGCACacgaataaaaataacacagatatttatagttttttgtttgtttgttttgttttttttgtcataatttatacaaaatttATACTTGCATTAAGCAGATTCTTATCTTTAGCATAAAGTTgatattttaagataaaatctaaataattcaTCAAATTGCCATCACTGTCAAGCAAGTGGTTCACTAAAAACAAACCATTACTGAACCAATTTTCCAAAAACAGGGAtttccttttatgtaaaatataacagttgtttcaaataaaaaagttctGTGGCGAACaatcatgcttataaaaaagTTTCCAAGTCAAAAGCATTTGCTGATAACAGTAAAGTTTGATAGGAACTTTGCTAAGAactacatattaataaaaaaagaataacctACCATCTTATTGTAAAAAGACATATTAAGGGATTGCATTCCAAATAGAAGACTGGTTGTGGAGAAAAAGTTTAAGACAATTGATTTTTAAGGTGCTAttaagaattaagaattaaagtCAATTAAATTTAAGCCATCCTTattataagaatttaaaataacagattttctaatatagtataataataagtagTTTGCATTTTGCATAGTGATTTGATTTGCTGTTATAAAAACGGGGTGTGGTTTCATGATTGCGAGCTTGCGATTGGGTCTGCGGGAGTTTGGGCGGGACTTTGATTCCGCGGCCCCGCCTCACGGTCTCTACTGCGCAGACTGCAAGATGTCAGCGACAGTGCTGGGAATGTTTTGTCTTCACTTTCTGTAGTGGAAGGAAGTGGAGTCGCGTCGACCATCATCTTTTTACAGTCTGTGGTATCTCTGAAGCAGTCCTCCAGTTCCTGTGCAATATAGGACTGTATATAAGAATTTAGTTCAAACTTCATCCTGCAGGGGGCACTAATACGCCAAGTAGCGTCTACGCTGacggaaagaaataaaaagaagaagacaAACACGGGTGTCCTTGTGAACGTTGGCATCCTCGCAATTTTAtatcctacatttttttttacaataaattacagCTATGAAGGTTAATCCTGATAAATGGTACCGGAATGCGTCAATGCTGTATGCTATTGGTGTTTGGACCGTACTTGgtagtttattttgtaaatacaggTTCGGAGATAACGTAGCCAAAGGTAAATTATAATAGGTTCGTATGCAGCGAGGGTAGTCTATTAATCTGCTGATATTTTGACTTAAGATGTATCCTAGCAGCTTGCAAAATCATAATGATAATGTTGTGTGTGTCAATTTCAAAACGGCAAATTTGTTGtcataatgcataatgtttttttttttttttttagttgaacAGGTCGATGACGACGAGCATAACGTGGAGgtatatgaaacaaaatatacTCGGACCACAATTATCTACAAGAAGGATTCTGTGCCATATTCCACAATGCTTCTCAACTACATCAATTCTAAGTTTGGGAGCTCTAAAGAGAGTCAAAAACAAGAAGACGGGAAATGAGCTGACTGTTTGCTTGCTTGGTTTTCAGAAGAAAAGattcattgttttttcatttctaaattaaaaagcaaaatctGTGTTTTGCAATGCTGCGACATGAATAACGTATCTGATGGTTGGCTTTGGAGATCTAAAGGTGAATATTTTGTTCGTTGCATCGGTGTTAAATAAACAGTTGACCCCAAAAAAGGAAATTTAATGAAGAGTTTACTCACATTAAAGACAAGGGTGATTTAGTTTTGCTTCCAGAACagattaattgaaatgtaaCATTAAGTTCCTTGttcagtggatcctctgcagtgcaTGAGTGCTGTCAGAAAGAGTCAGATGGCACCTCACAGCAATCCACACCACTTCAGCCCACCACttaatgtcattaaataaagtcaaaagctttgtaataaattgttttgtttctttgctattagttttgtacatttgttattagtagtagtagtagtgtaaGAATAATGCACAttctttttattgtactttacaAATCTCAAAGtgataacaaatatatttattattaacccaattttgttttttcatgtgcTCTGCATTGTTTTACAGCTCGGTATCTTGTAGGGCCTCattaaaaagaatgcaaaaataaagtttggtGTAAGAAAATGACTAATGTATGCAAGTATAGAGTTCATCCCCTCAATACTAAGGGATGTGATAAATCCTTAATAATTAGGAAAACAAATGACCGAAAATATTTAAGTAACTGAATCATTTCTATTTACAAATacaattgataaaaaaataaactcaactGAATTCTGGTTAGGTAATTTTCCAAGCAGCAGGTGGCACTGTTTGAAATTCAAGCATTATTCaggaattttattattatttactattcaGGAATCCTAAATTTATGGGATAACATCACTGTTTGGCTAAGTTTGAAGTACCTGACTTtgactttaaaactaaaatatttatctttatgaCAGAATTATTATGTGGCATATTATTTTAGCTAACAATACTGTGACTTTGGCAAATTATTCCATtcataaatgcagatttttacTAACTCCCCACTTTCTAAGTTTTCCAGAAAgatttaacagtgtttttaatttcttaaagcTCATGcagcataatttatttacttaatttactgtttattcatgtatttttctttcttatttttccttttttatttatttatttattgacaccGTCGTTGATTTGAGTTCCTTGTGTGTTTCTCAAATAAAGTTGCTTGAAATTGTTGCGCGTCTCGTCCACGAGGGGGCGGAAGCGCCAGCGCGCAGCCGCCGAGGGGCGGGGCTTAGCAGAAACCGGAAGAGCAAAGTGTTCGAGCGGTGCACATGATTGGAAACCAAAACAATGAAGGCGATCATTCAACGAGTAACAAAGGCAAGCGTAACAGGTACGGCACAAAGTTCACGCATCTTACAGTAAGTCTTGCTGTCAGCTGGACGCTTCTACTACGCTAATACTGTCGGTTCATttgttgaaatgaaaatgaaagcggCTAGAGGCGTGACTGTATACACTGTACACCGCTGTCACGCGCGCTCCACGCCTCAGCGCCTTCTCGACACCGTTTGATCGTTACGCTGTTTTAATATACGCGGTTGCTTAAGTCTGTGCACTAGGTCTGAACTGTTCAGGCCAGCGCCAAGTATCATGTTAAGCATGCGGCTCATGTGTCCTCTCTTTACTGCGCAGTCGGGGAGGAGCAGATCAGCTCCATAGGCAGAGGGCTCTGCGTCTTACTCGGCATCTCACTGGAGGACACGCAGAAGGACGTGGACTACATGTAAGTTCCCACTGATGCCTGGACAAAAGTCCGTTTTGgctaatataataatcataattattaaaacaacatcaaGCACGGTAAGACAGTTGCATTTTATAAACGCAATTCATTCGTCAGCGCAACGGTAATATTATGAAACCAAAGTctattttttgctaattttgtGGACTGTTAGCctaatacaatttaaagtagctgcttaatatatttatgttattgcAGTGTAAATGCAATGTCTTCAGTGACACGCGAGAAATCAGTTTTTCCGActcatttcaaacacaaaatgagatgttttgaagaatgtatgAAGTATGTTCTGTACGTCTGATGTTGTCTGTCAGGGTACGGAAGATTCTGAACATGCGTCTGTTCGAGGATGAGAACGGCCGTGCCTGGAGCCGCAGCGTGATGGACAGAGAGCTGGAGGTGCTGTGTGTGAGTCAGTTCACTCTGCAGTGTATCCTCAAGGGAAACAAGCCTGACTTCCACTCTGCCATGCCGGCCGAACTGGCCCAGCCCTTCTACAACAGCATGCTGGAGCAGCTGAGGGAAGCGTATAAACCAGAATGCATCAAAGGTGAGGGTAGACCAGCTGTCTGTTGAAGGTTTCATTCTCCTGATTAGCATTTGTTTGGCATTGTAGGACCTCAGATAATGCCAGCCCTCAAACAACATACAAAACTACAGAATTTTGCTTTAGGTTTAATCACAACATATAGTTATTGCGGTTAATAGCGCTCACGGTCTGTTTAATACAATGTCATTGCATAACAACATGAATTTTACTGCCATATAGACATCAACTTTACATAGTCAAAACTAATAAACTgctaaatataatgtagaaactttaaaatagaaagttttttttgtttccgatgatttgtattgtgaaaagcgctatacaaataaaattaacgaataaataaaagctcattgaactgaattgatttgcaaaaattaacacaaaacaaGTATGTTTTAATAAGTTTTTGTGGGATTTAATGGTGAAAGTAATTGTGTTAATTTTTGCCAAACTATTCCTTGTATATTATAAGTCACTGATACATCAAACAGTAATTCAGAAATATTACGATGCAATAAGAAGACAGCTTGAATAGTGGTTctcaatttaatattttaacctaatttaatataataaaaaataataaatgcttgttatatttaagaattgtattttagtaataaataaaataataaagagattAAGAGAAATGCATAGAAACTTCGTTTTTTTAATACCTGATGACAGACGCAGTAAAAGAGATTAATCTGAAAGGCGATTTTATTATAAGAATTGTGTGCAGAcctataaatgcacacatatttgCTCATATTAAAAGGACTAAattagtatataataaaaaatagcttGTATACTTAATCGAAATGCTAAAAACGTCTAATAAGTTTAGTTGTTTTCAGCTTAAACGGCTTGTAATGTGTTGCAGATGGGCAGTTTGGTGCAAAAATGCAGGTACTCATACAAAATGACGGACCTGTGACCATTCAGCTGGAGTCTCCTGCTGGCCCTACAGACCCTAAACTGGTATACAGCTTTGCTTCACAATGAAATGCGTAACTCAACTCAGTCTTCTACATAAGATGCAGCATAAATTGTTTTGGGAATGCATAAGCTCACAAACCAGATTgcttctctttcctttttcaTGCTTCAGCTGTCCAAACAAGAGAAGCAACTACAGCGTAAAGAAAAAACACGGTCGAAAGGCCCCTCTGAgtccagcagagagaaggcagCTCTTCGCTCGAAAGCAGACCCCAGTGCCAGCAGCGGAGCCGAGGGAGACGTGTCCTCTGAACGAGAACCATAAAGTACCTCACGGTACAATTACAGCCAAAAACTCATACAGCTATATaagctgcttttttattttgattgaattGAATCAAGCTCCGGGGACTGCTCTTTAGAGAGTGTCACCGAATATCACTCTCTGCTCGTTatagttttcattatttctttcatccttttttttcaggattttgcACCTTGCATATCCATCCAGCTTCCAGTGGAATGCTGCTGTCTTCAGGGACGTCTTTCAGTGCAGCTCATACAGCTGACCCTCTGTCTTATCATTTTCCCTCTCAAATGTCCGCTATAGTGCCCAGTCTGATTTTCTTCTGAAACCGGGTTTGTATATAAACATAAGAACAAGCGGCAGCTCCACATTTACTAGTAGAAAAAAGACTCAGGCACACATCAGtggtgttttagcaccactttGAACACATTATCTGAATATTTACTATGCCATctaatttattgaaatgtatacatctctgtaatgtgttttaataaaaacaggagagaaaaatgtgcaatattaaTTATTCCATAGCCACTGAGTACTGTTGTTCTTTGTATATAATGCTATCATTTTTGAAGAACTTGTTTagatctataaaaaaatatattatttataaatctaTTTTCTATTACTACAAAGGGACTGCCTGTCATTAAGGTCCTAGCTTAAAATTGAAATCATATATGGCCTAATGCAGTGTGAAACGCAAAAGAGTAAATAATTTCATAGAATAATATGGTAAATAACAAAAGGACAAAGGAGCTTTTGTGAGTCACCTGCTTTTCTGCGCGGCACTTTAGgtgggaaaaaaagcaaaagaggaTTGTTTCTGAATGTGAAAAACACGTGTGcctgtacattttaataataaaaagcgtAATGATTGTCTTACACTTGGAGAGGATGTGGTTTTCAATATAAGTTAAAGATAGATGTTGTGATTTTTCATGCACGCGTTTGAGGAcatgctgatttttttcttacaaaaacattcacaattgaatgaacttttatttagtttattatgaaaacatgcaaaactttaatattaatttgtattttctaCGGTGTCGGCGTATTAATCAAACAAGGAAGGTCTAACTCCTTTAATTGTTCTTTTCAGCTTAGTTCTTGTTTATCATATTTAGCAGTTATTCTAAGAAATTATTTGCATGTCTTTAGCACCAGTGACGTGCAGCGTCGGTCACGTGATCGTGTCAGACTGTACTTACTGTAGAAGCGCGTGAAATACAGACTGGAGAGGAGCACTCATAGGTAGGTCTATGCGATATCAATTTTCTCGTGTAATAGTATTGCgtaacagattaataaatgcgtTAAAAGTGAAAGTGAGCGTGAGCTGTTCTCTTTCTAAGTTTGTATTCAATCATTAATAATCATGAACTAGCGTTTAGACCTTCTGACTgcaacttattattattattcgtcATATTATAGTTTACGGAAAGGTGGAAAAAGATGTCCCGCTTAAGAACATTTGTGcgtttactttaaatattagatATACGTTTGGCATATGCCAGATGATAATAGTGTTAAGTAAATACCTGTAGAAATATTTGCTAATTACAATTACTCATAAACATATATGGCATGtttagttaaaataatgaaattgtaTTCTATTTCAAATCATGTGTTGacaatttagttaaaaaataaatgtgttatttgacTTTTATACAGGCATATGAATATATACCTATGTATTGAATAGCGTATATGTTATATTGATGAAAAGAGCATTGCACAATAAATACAGTGCATTGTATGAACATTGTGTTGGTAATGCAATCTTTGCAATCTTTGCAAGCTTGCTTTACATTCAACTGTTACAAAAAGATTCCACAACAAAGTTAAAGCGCAATAATGGTCCTAGTTTGTTTGTGTGATGGCGCAAGCATGCGCttggtttgcagctgagtgtggtCCATCTTTGTCaggaatttttaaatatatatcacatCAAATTGCTTCCATGCACTGTAGTGACAAAAACAGGCAAATATGCGTGTTTGTGCACAGAAAGAGGATGAAAGAGGGTAGGGAGCCGTAGAGCGTTCACCCTcatgtgcagaaaaaaaatgcttctgtgaagaatgcatgtgtttttttgtggtttggGTTACTAAGAATTATGTTCTTACAATGGATATGGGAACTTGTTTAGATTCCTCTTGTGTAAATGTCACTGGTTTGTGAAATGGTGTGCGTGTAATGAGACTTCCTTTTTCTGTGTTGGTTTGtggttattgttttattattattattaagtgcgtttttagaaatacagaaatgtatatatacccATACTGTTGATTGTTTATACATTTGTATCACTGAATTTTTAAGGCATTTTTGTCAAATCTCAAACCCATTAggatgtataaaaatgtaatgtacttaaagaaatatttgcagaaatatatttataagttaTGTATTGTTTTTCGAGGCCTTTGTGTCAAGTCTTGAAACCAATGGTATATatccaataaataaaaaaacgcaataaattgttaatttgtaAATGATTATCATTTGAAAGTAattgataaattaaaatgcattaacaatGCCAAATGTATTGTGTCCACCAGCGTACAATCTTTTAGTGTTTAAGAAACCATGAAGTTACAGAGAGAATGTACGCTTGTGTATGTGACAGAGAGAAtttcatgcactttttaaataaactcaatGTATTGGTCACACAAGTCTTTGTTTGACTGCAGCTGTGTTTTAAACTGTTTCACTTCACACTGTTGCCTGACTATAAATGTCCCCAAAGACAGAATCAATAGTGAAGAACGCAACAAAGCTCCATTGATACAGCAATTCGGAAAGTGAGAGGTATGACTTAACACctgctgcttttattaataGGATAACTTCCCCTATCTGTAAGTAAGAGTCCAGTCGGTTCAATAAAGCCATTTTGCAGGTGACCTGGAGTGTGTACCATCTCATTATACTGTAATTGTACAGTATCTAGTATCTGTGCTAACCACACAGTGTTGCATTGCTGTAACCTAGCTGTGTAACTGATCTCACCGCTAACCTCACTATATGTTCTTATGAATCGTTTCAGCAAATATTGTTTTGAGGAAATGATctgtttaaaatgatgcatCTATCTCCGTGTGCGTGTGACTTCAGTTCTGTGTAcactaattaaacaaatatcGTTTTAGAAACTACATAGTTTCAAGAGATGTCAGGCAGACAGGGCCGTCAGTG
This window encodes:
- the LOC122347129 gene encoding small integral membrane protein 26-like, translating into MKVNPDKWYRNASMLYAIGVWTVLGSLFCKYRFGDNVAKVEQVDDDEHNVEVYETKYTRTTIIYKKDSVPYSTMLLNYINSKFGSSKESQKQEDGK
- the dtd1 gene encoding D-aminoacyl-tRNA deacylase 1, yielding MKAIIQRVTKASVTVGEEQISSIGRGLCVLLGISLEDTQKDVDYMVRKILNMRLFEDENGRAWSRSVMDRELEVLCVSQFTLQCILKGNKPDFHSAMPAELAQPFYNSMLEQLREAYKPECIKDGQFGAKMQVLIQNDGPVTIQLESPAGPTDPKLLSKQEKQLQRKEKTRSKGPSESSREKAALRSKADPSASSGAEGDVSSEREP